A single Lolium perenne isolate Kyuss_39 chromosome 6, Kyuss_2.0, whole genome shotgun sequence DNA region contains:
- the LOC127308472 gene encoding uncharacterized protein, translated as MAKPAPHFVDEILEEIFLRLATPAALARASTACPRFRRIITERSFLRRFRKRTRPPLLGLIEEDGFYPAQAPHSSAPLARALADAADFTYSFVPKPSKGRWRPCDVRDGRVLLEDTPGWNEFSNLAVCDPLSRRHLLLPPIPEDLTGARKERLCGIVPTLAPIDEEDEDETSFKVICMAEYETKLAAFVFSSLTGEWCIAASPSWSSLGTTTPDGSRNISIYGCRGLSCFDDVRGCFYSASPWMDKLLVLDTRTMEFSTVNDRSGYHMHLRRLPGQAEDVLARNDEPRRSRSGQERSLPRIVVGREGAIEMFSLVGDHSPNGSFDLHHTTQPSNLESSKEWQLENIIPLPRQYDYFTSGAAEGFLFLGATTEDQLDIDENSPVRLSRTAWDVDYFSLDVRTSELVKVCRRKKQFFHYEDVYWYFGFPPSLSKPSL; from the coding sequence ATGGCGAAGCCGGCCCCGCACTTCGTCGACGAGATCCTGGAGGAGATCTTCCTACGCTTGGCCACCCCGGCCGCGCTTGCACGCGCCTCGACCGCCTGCCCCCGTTTCCGCCGCATCATCACCGAGCGCTCCTTCCTCCGCCGCTTCCGCAAACGCACACGGCCGCCCCTCCTCGGACTCATCGAGGAAGATGGATTCTACCCCGCCCAGGCGCCCCACTCCTCCGCCCCGCTCGCCCGTGCCCTCGCCGATGCAGCCGATTTCACCTACTCCTTTGTCCCCAAGCCCAGCAAGGGGCGCTGGAGACCGTGCGACGTCCGCGACGGCCGCGTCCTTCTCGAGGACACCCCCGGCTGGAACGAATTCAGCAACCTCGCGGTATGTGATCCACTTTCCCGGCGCCACCTGCTGCTTCCGCCCATACCTGAGGACCTGACTGGTGCCCGGAAAGAGCGCCTCTGCGGAATCGTGCCCACCCTCGCTCCcattgacgaggaggatgaggatgagACGTCGTTCAAGGTGATATGCATGGCAGAATATGAAACCAAGCTGGCCGCGTTTGTCTTCTCGTCCCTCACGGGGGAATGGTGTATAGCTGCATCCCCCAGCTGGAGCTCTCTAGGCACGACCACCCCAGATGGGTCGCGCAACATCTCCATTTATGGGTGTCGTGGCTTGTCTTGTTTCGACGATGTGCGTGGATGCTTCTACTCGGCGTCGCCTTGGATGGACAAGTTGCTTGTGCTGGACACAAGGACAATGGAGTTCTCCACTGTCAATGATCGCTCTGGCTATCATATGCATCTCAGACGCCTGCCTGGCCAGGCAGAAGATGTTCTCGCAAGAAACGACGAGCCGCGAAGAAGTCGCTCTGGCCAAGAAAGAAGTCTCCCTCGCATTGTAGTGGGCAGGGAAGGAGCTATTGAGATGTTTTCTCTCGTTGGCGATCACAGCCCAAATGGCTCATTTGATCTCCATCATACCACTCAGCCAAGTAACTTAGAATCTTCCAAGGAATGGCAGCTGGAGAATATTATACCGTTGCCCCGCCAGTATGACTATTTCACCTCTGGTGCAGCTGAGGGATTCTTATTCCTTGGAGCCACTACAGAAGATCAGCTGGACATTGATGAAAACTCTCCGGTGCGGTTGTCGAGGACTGCCTGGGATGTAGATTATTTTTCGCTGGATGTCAGGACTTCTGAACTTGTTAAGGTTTGTAGGAGGAAGAAGCAATTCTTCCATTATGAAGATGTTTACTGGTACTTCGGCTTCCCTCCATCGTTATCAAAGCCGAGTTTATGA